In Thalassophryne amazonica chromosome 4, fThaAma1.1, whole genome shotgun sequence, a genomic segment contains:
- the gemin4 gene encoding gem-associated protein 4, which yields MNKEAAVFQGGFILANKMCHPASLATLQKCDWKRVEHPVLETVRELCSRGESDGHAYNSAACWRKKLVCVVWLKLLCTETKEDTETAWRENPFFTILNGLPEVNHVVLMELVKSVAAAGIFAQLLLHLPEPQLCAELERLTQHVKCSPTGEADVRLFLEVWWELWKGRDEQKAGAEDGIEAVFANQYARLTSQSVSLSPQAAKRQKLDPSDLKSPYVSSPSSDVLFILLNALYDIKQDIHRVDLSLTALSMSLDALYTSFLINKSVVLLVKHKMSILSEIVSIKQKEDGKLSPELIREAQRDLRASSIPSQFQLSTLTFSRAFKLVTELAQFWQSSSLLQVEDCSAPSYSAFKLRQSVQRVLAALEGGDQQVDHQVDLTDETNALRGVLEVLSFPPLECSTEVKEEVITTIISHRLEDYREFAMLFASKKSWACDEVWMNCLEKNQAVFQQHVTLDKLVSTLMSKFNSEHINVIQCRKLIKVTADIFSALSLEDKNKALDAMLTLSSKGFFGCAIPTSVSDGFEKELNMAFNCIIQGGGGGSAAAMQNSLNTATALVARVAFQNPEATLRASCHSAIFNKGAFGLMARILQQLPGLRGRERKHDDENTVGDLDGSSGAVSSCSLLCRCLREVTRARVMSASDKEQFIKFIDVMMTPAVTADGGERRRSFLSPQEVVKTLVLPNLSAAGHSNINIDVSLQLLHSALCVDLQEPASTPHWIRDCFPFPLLYVLAQLHNQMLRCWEQTPETSTLHWSMDTKELLATVLTKLGQVLGAVVASDPSSWSRALFWLYNKMEQLDWTIRFHLKPIWGEHFKNEVPSSLLTVCDLPEQEWSGCDMPQYGPGTGLLAWMECCSISDSLQSTMLHCLALDRTRPDHVGMFSKGLLVALTQVLPWCSISQWTRVLRTLRQLLLSGLLHVPFSLEYVDYLPLLDLRRFSCELRLSVLLLRVLQLLCGASCSHWLSGDGWVHVGRLYAHAMKDMVSSLRAKLPLPSSGALTATPDVCAASAPKTQTPRDASPPASTSGCTVSACSHKDIREVEKASFLKSLSGSPGTEVQSRSSDVSSTEPQMEDKAQTAPSQEVLFVLSQLFCHVQHVQVMMPGGQCEPLFLSSLEILSHYEAVMAAFPESSSALESDNIRHFFSTITDNLDNQDMKAVLQQKIAQLVSSAA from the exons ATGAACAAAG AGGCTGCAGTTTTTCAGGGCGGCTTCATTCTGGCAAACAAGATGTGCCATCCTGCATCTCTCGCCACTCTTCAGAAATGTGACTGGAAGAGGGTGGAGCATCCAGTCCTAGAGACTGTCCGAGAACTCTGCAGCCGAGGGGAATCTGACGGCCATGCATACAACAGCGCAGCATGCTGGAGAAAGAAATTAGTTTGTGTTGTGTGGTTGAAGCTGTTGTGCACAGAGACTAAAGAGGATACAGAAACGGCTTGGAGGGAGAATCCTTTCTTCACCATCCTGAATGGCCTCCCTGAGGTCAACCATGTTGTCCTGATGGAGCTGGTGAAGTCGGTAGCAGCTGCTGGCATCTTTGCCCAGTTACTCCTGCATCTTCCTGAGCCGCAGCTCTGTGCAGAGCTAGAAAGACTGACTCAGCATGTGAAATGCAGCCCAACAGGAGAGGCTGATGTCCGGCTCTTTCTGGAGGTGTGGTGGGAACTGTGGAAAGGCAGAGATGAGCAAAAGGCAGGAGCAGAGGACGGCATAGAAGCGGTGTTCGCTAACCAGTACGCCCGCCTCACCTCACAGTCCGTCTCTTTGTCTCCTCAGGCTGCTAAGAGGCAAAAGCTTGACCCATCAGATCTAAAATCTCCATATGTGTCCTCACCAAGCAGCGACGTCCTCTTTATTCTCCTTAATGCACTGTATGACATAAAGCAGGACATACATAGAGTAGACCTCTCCCTCACAGCCCTCTCCATGTCCCTCGATGCTCTTTATACGTCCTTCTTGATAAATAAATCTGTTGTGCTTCTGGTAAAGCACAAGATGTCCATTCTGTCTGAGATTGTTAGCATCAAGCAAAAGGAAGATGGAAAATTAAGCCCTGAACTTATTCGGGAGGCTCAACGAGATCTACGTGCTTCAAGTATCCCGTCTCAGTTTCAGCTCAGCACACTGACGTTTAGCCGAGCCTTTAAGCTTGTAACAGAACTCGCACAGTTTTGGCAGAGTAGCAGCTTGCTGCAAGTGGAGGACTGCTCCGCTCCGAGCTACTCAGCTTTTAAACTACGACAGAGTGTTCAGAGAGTCCTGGCAGCTCTAGAGGGTGGAGACCAGCAAGTGGATCATCAGGTGGATCTGACCGATGAAACAAATGCACTCAGAGGAGTGCTGGAGGTGCTGTCTTTCCCTCCCTTAGAGTGCAGCActgaggtcaaagaggaggtcaTCACAACTATAATTAGTCATCGCTTGGAGGACTACAGGGAGTTTGCAATGTTGTTTGCCAGCAAGAAGAGTTGGGCCTGTGATGAGGTTTGGATGAATTGCCTGGAAAAGAACCAAGCTGTCTTCCAGCAGCATGTGACGCTGGACAAACTGGTGTCTACTCTCATGAGTAAATTCAACAGCGAGCACATAAATGTGATCCAGTGCAGAAAACTAATAAAGGTCACCGCAGATATTTTCTCTGCACTTTCATTGGAAGATAAAAACAAGGCTTTGGATGCCATGTTGACGTTGTCCAGCAAGGGGTTCTTCGGGTGCGCCATCCCCACCTCGGTGAGCGATGGGTTTGAAAAGGAGCTCAACATGGCGTTCAACTGTATCATTCAAGGAGGTGGCGGAGGCTCGGCAGCGGCCATGCAGAACAGTTTAAATACAGCAACTGCCTTAGTGGCCCGAGTGGCATTTCAGAACCCAGAGGCCACTTTGAGAGCTTCCTGCCATTCAGCAATTTTCAATAAAGGTGCTTTCGGTCTTATGGCCAGGATCTTGCAGCAGCTACCAGGACTCAGAGGGAGGGAAAGGAAACACGATGACGAAAACACAGTTGGTGATTTAGATGGAAGCAGTGGTGCTGTGAGTAGTTGCAGTTTGCTCTGCAGATGCCTGCGGGAGGTAACCAGAGCCAGAGTGATGTCAGCCAGCGACAAAGAGCAGTTCATCAAGTTTATTGATGTGATGATGACGCCAGCCGTGACAGCTGATGGAGGGGAAAGGAGGCGAAGCTTTCTGTCACCTCAGGAGGTCGTGAAGACTTTGGTCCTGCCGAACCTCTCAGCTGCAG GTCACTCCAACATCAACATAGACGTGAGTCTGCAACTTCTCCACAGTGCGTTGTGTGTGGATCTCCAGGAACCGGCCTCTACTCCTCACTGGATCCGAGACTGCTTCCCCTTTCCACTCCTTTATGTCCTGGCTCAGCTACACAACCAAATGCTCAG GTGTTGGGAGCAGACACCAGAGACCAGCACCCTCCATTGGTCCATGGACACCAAGGAGCTCCTAGCCACTGTCCTGACCAAACTGGGACAGGTTTTGGGTGCTGTGGTGGCATCAGATCCCAGCAGCTGGTCCAGAGCACTGTTCTGGCTTTACAACAAGATGGAACAGCTCGACTGGACCATTCGTTTTCACTTGAAGCCTATATGGGGGGAACATTTTAAAAATGAGGTGCCCTCTTCCCTTCTGACTGTGTGTGATCTACCTGAGCAG GAGTGGTCGGGTTGTGACATGCCTCAGTATGGCCCAGGAACAGGCCTTTTGGCCTGGATGGAGTGTTGTTCTATATCTGATTCCCTGCAGTCCACCATGCTGCATTGTCTGGCTTTGGACCGGACCCGACCTGACCATGTTGGCATGTTCAGCAAAGGTCTGCTGGTGGCCCTGACCCAGGTCCTGCCTTGGTGCTCCATCTCCCAATGGACCAGAGTGCTAAGAACTCTGAGGCAGCTGCTCCTCTCAGGTTTGCTCCACGTTCCCTTTTCACTGGAGTACGTGGACTACCTGCCCCTGCTGGATCTGAGAAGGTTTTCATGCGAGCTTCGCCTGTCAGTCCTCCTGCTGCGAGTCCTTCAGCTGCTCTGTGgggccagctgctcacactggctGTCAGGAGATGGCTGGGTCCATGTTGGCAGGTTATACGCGCACGCTATGAAAGATATGGTGAGCTCGCTAAGGGCCAAATTGCCTCTTCCTTCTTCTGGTGCTTTGACTGCCACTCCAGACGTCTGTGCTGCTTCAgctccaaaaacacaaacacccaGAGACGCCAGTCCTCCTGCTTCAACCAGTGGTTGTACAGTGTCCGCATGCTCTCACAAAGACATTAGAGAAGTGGAGAAAGCCTCCTTTTTGAAGTCCCTCAGTGGTTCTCCAGGCACTGAAGTGCAGTCGAGGTCATCAGACGTCTCCTCCACAGAGCCACAGATGGAGGACAAAGCTCAAACagctcccagtcaggaagtccttTTTGTACTCAGCCAGCTGTTCTGTCACGTTCAACATGTCCAG